A genomic window from Candidatus Methylacidiphilum fumarolicum includes:
- the alr gene encoding alanine racemase, with translation MSYKNNYSFISSAPLPRSWVEIDGQALRFNIRVARNRIPKKTKIIAVVKSDAYGHGLVPISRELVQSGIEVLGINNVDEVIELRNAGIQNPLLILCPILPPEAPLVIANNAWVVVSSFNEAKWLNNAAEHLGKKAIIHLKIDTGMGRLGFSPSNFVKEMEKIKKLSSVCIGAVCTHFAQADTDLEATEKQWLELLKLKEYFKGLPIHVANSAALWRKSVYACDYVRIGLALYGLAPMSFLRRLLRPIMSWKCKVVLIKELPKNHPISYGSTYRLKKPSKIAVLSIGYGDGYLRSLSNKAFVLIKGKRCPVRGAVTMNQIMVDISELPSCKIGEEAILIGTQGKESINADELAKLAGTISYEILTNIHSNIPRQYRHFLSRSNASLHYYE, from the coding sequence ATGAGCTATAAGAATAACTATTCTTTTATTTCGTCAGCGCCCCTGCCCCGTAGTTGGGTAGAAATTGATGGGCAGGCTTTGCGCTTTAATATCCGGGTGGCAAGAAACAGGATTCCCAAAAAAACAAAAATTATTGCTGTGGTTAAGTCGGATGCCTATGGGCATGGCCTTGTTCCTATATCCAGAGAACTTGTGCAATCTGGGATCGAAGTTCTTGGAATCAACAACGTCGATGAGGTTATCGAACTGAGAAATGCCGGTATTCAAAATCCTTTATTAATCTTATGTCCTATATTGCCTCCTGAAGCTCCACTTGTGATCGCCAATAATGCCTGGGTAGTTGTCTCTTCCTTCAATGAGGCAAAATGGCTCAATAATGCAGCAGAACATTTAGGCAAAAAGGCAATTATCCATCTTAAAATAGATACGGGAATGGGAAGACTTGGGTTTAGCCCTTCAAATTTTGTTAAAGAGATGGAAAAAATAAAAAAACTTTCTTCTGTCTGTATCGGTGCAGTGTGTACTCATTTTGCCCAGGCAGATACGGATCTAGAAGCGACTGAGAAGCAGTGGCTTGAGCTATTAAAATTAAAGGAGTATTTCAAAGGCCTTCCCATTCATGTTGCTAATAGTGCGGCTCTATGGCGGAAAAGTGTTTATGCTTGCGATTATGTCCGTATTGGTCTTGCCCTTTATGGACTAGCCCCCATGTCATTCTTACGAAGACTTCTTAGACCAATTATGAGCTGGAAATGCAAAGTCGTGCTTATAAAAGAGCTTCCCAAAAACCATCCAATCAGCTATGGATCAACTTACAGGCTTAAAAAACCTTCTAAGATCGCCGTGCTTTCCATCGGTTATGGCGATGGCTATCTCCGCTCCCTTTCTAACAAAGCCTTTGTGCTTATCAAAGGAAAAAGATGTCCAGTCCGTGGAGCGGTTACAATGAACCAGATCATGGTGGATATCAGCGAACTGCCTTCATGTAAAATTGGAGAGGAGGCGATATTGATCGGTACACAAGGCAAAGAATCCATTAATGCTGACGAGCTAGCCAAGCTTGCCGGAACAATTTCCTATGAAATCCTCACTAATATCCATTCAAACATTCCAAGACAGTATCGGCATTTTCTTTCCCGCTCCAATGCTTCCCTGCATTATTACGAATGA
- the tsaB gene encoding tRNA (adenosine(37)-N6)-threonylcarbamoyltransferase complex dimerization subunit type 1 TsaB, with translation MILSIDTSSEIGSVALAENHHVVWRSYFKGKRHFSSLFDCLEKLNLASLKIEKIFVGTGPGSFSSIRVGIAAAQGISIAKNASILSIPSIWSIGLQFSHIPSLGIFSDARRGELFCSLFSYGKLVKGPYLIERQKLTEIIKTLDLAVSPEALHDTMTQAFPRAEDFFLLPETCPPFDNTPFPEPIYLRGPV, from the coding sequence ATGATCCTTTCGATTGATACCTCTTCAGAAATAGGCAGCGTGGCTTTGGCAGAAAATCACCATGTTGTCTGGCGTTCTTATTTTAAGGGCAAACGTCATTTTTCTTCCCTATTTGATTGTCTGGAAAAATTAAATTTGGCCTCTTTGAAGATCGAAAAGATCTTTGTTGGAACAGGACCAGGATCTTTTTCCTCTATCCGGGTAGGCATTGCAGCCGCACAAGGAATTAGTATAGCCAAAAACGCCTCCATTCTTTCCATTCCAAGCATATGGTCAATAGGCCTTCAATTTTCTCATATTCCTTCCTTAGGAATATTTTCTGATGCTAGGCGAGGCGAACTTTTTTGTTCCCTCTTTTCTTATGGTAAACTCGTCAAAGGCCCTTATCTTATTGAGCGACAAAAACTGACAGAAATAATCAAAACGCTAGATTTAGCAGTTAGTCCAGAAGCCCTACATGACACCATGACTCAAGCTTTTCCAAGAGCCGAAGACTTTTTTCTACTTCCAGAAACCTGTCCTCCATTCGATAACACCCCTTTTCCAGAACCTATCTATTTAAGAGGCCCTGTTTAA
- the tsaE gene encoding tRNA (adenosine(37)-N6)-threonylcarbamoyltransferase complex ATPase subunit type 1 TsaE → MDTEASIISKSPEETINFAKELVKPCQGGEVFALIGELGSGKTQLVKGAALALGFKGEVTSPTFSLVHCYEGEKFDIFHIDLYRVENVDSTLSHYLEEILYAEAICFVEWPQKIEKLLPPWTQYWEITIIAQNERKIKRIR, encoded by the coding sequence ATGGATACAGAGGCTTCGATCATTTCCAAAAGTCCAGAGGAGACTATTAATTTTGCCAAAGAACTGGTAAAACCCTGCCAGGGGGGAGAAGTGTTTGCATTGATCGGCGAGTTAGGATCAGGTAAGACCCAACTTGTCAAAGGTGCTGCCCTTGCTTTAGGTTTTAAAGGCGAAGTAACGAGTCCTACCTTTAGTTTAGTCCACTGTTATGAAGGAGAAAAGTTCGATATTTTTCATATTGACTTGTACAGAGTAGAAAACGTGGATTCTACCTTATCTCATTATTTGGAAGAAATCTTGTATGCGGAAGCTATTTGTTTTGTAGAATGGCCCCAAAAAATAGAAAAACTCTTACCTCCTTGGACCCAGTATTGGGAAATTACAATCATTGCTCAAAATGAAAGAAAAATTAAACGCATTCGTTGA